In Manis pentadactyla isolate mManPen7 chromosome 3, mManPen7.hap1, whole genome shotgun sequence, a single window of DNA contains:
- the NOL6 gene encoding nucleolar protein 6 isoform X6: MAPDWGSSSPPSSALYCEGLFPLPAPSPGHCCGQLPPGYLHPAGRQCGYGPDHAQGDPTGQGWAEPALLPQACSLPSPLGSPPGPRPCLWKCSLLLHQWLPPETIPVAAATWWETHTGLGAQYGVTNLVGEAQGPQVQGKDERLVTVRLHPCPPPDFFRLCRLLPSKNNVRSAWYRGQSPPGDGSPELPTPHYNTWVLQDTALESHVQLLSTMLGSALGLKDGVVLLKIWLRQRELDKGLGGFSGFLVSMLVAFLVSTHEIHTTMSGYQVLRSVLQFLATTDLTVHGISLCLSSDSSLPAVADFHQAFSVVFLDPSGRLNLCADVTASTYHQVQHEAQLSMALLDSKADDVFQLLLMTPKPMIRTFDHVLHLHPLSRLQAACHRLKLWPELQDHGGDYVAAALGPLTTLLEQGLESRIHLLAHSRPPVSEWDISQDPPKHRDSGALTLGFLLQPEGLTSVLELGPEADQPKASDFRQFWGSRSELRRFQDGAIREAVVWEAASMAQKRLIPHQVVTHLLALHADIPGTCVHYMGGLLDALIQGLKETSSTGEEALAAAVRCYDDLSRLLWGLEGLPLTVSAVQGAHPVLRYTEVFPPTPVRPAYSFYEHLRERASLLPRTDKPCPAYVEPMTVICHLEGSGQWPQDAEAIRRVRAAFQLRLAELLTQQHGLQCRASAMHTDVLKDGFVFRIRVAYQREPQILREMRSPEGMISLRDTPASLCLEKDTRQLPLLTSALHGLQQQHPAFSGVARLAKRWVRAQLLGDGFTDESLDLVAAALFLHPEPFTPPSSPQVGFLRFLFLVSTFDWKNNPLIVNLNNEFTAEEQVEIRSGFLATRTQLPIMVIITPNDRKNSIWTQDGPSPQILQQLVVLAAKALPVLEKQLMDPRGPGDIRMVFRPPLDMYDVLIRLSPRHIPRHRQAVDSPAASFCRGLLSEPGPSSLMPVLGYDPPQLYLAQLREAFRDLALFFYDQHGGEVIGVLWKPTSFQPQPFKASTTKGHVVVSQGGELVMVPNVEAILEDFVILGEGLVQAVETLSERWTV, encoded by the exons ATGGCTCCCGACTGGGGTTCGAGTTCCCCTCCATCAAGTGCCTTATACTGTGAAGGGCTGTTTCCActtcctgcccccagcccaggtCACTGTTGTGGGCAGCTACCTCCTGGGTACCTGCATCCGGCCGGACGTCAATGTGGATATGGCCCTGATCATGCCCAGG GAGATCCTACAGGACAAGGATGGGCTGAACCAGCGCTACTTCCGCAAGCGTGCTCTCTACCTAGCCCACTTGGCTCACCACCTGGCCCAAGACCCTGTCTTTGGAAGTGTTCGCTTCTCTTACACCAATGGCTGCCACCTGAAACCATCCCTGTTGCTGCGGCCACATGGTGGGAGACACACACTGGGCTGGGGGCACAGTATGGGGTGACAAATCTGGTGGGGGAGGCACAGGGCCCTCAAGTCCAAG GGAAGGATGAGCGCCTGGTCACTGTGCGTCTGCATCCATGCCCTCCACCTGACTTCTTCCGCCTATGCCGCCTGCTGCCATCCAAGAACAATGTGCGCTCTGCGTGGTACCGAGGCCAGAGTCCTCCAGGGGATG GTAGCCCAgagctccccaccccccactatAACACATGGGTCCTACAGGACACAGCCCTTGAGTCCCATGTGCAGCTACTATCAACCATGTTAGGCTCAGCCTTGGGGCTGAAAGATGGTGTGGTACTTTTGAAGATCTGGCTGCGGCAGCGGGAATTGGACAAG GGCCTGGGAGGGTTCAGCGGGTTTCTTGTCTCCATGTTGGTTGCCTTCCTCGTGTCCACACACGAGATCCACACCACCATGAGTGGCTACCAGGTCCTGAGAAGCGTCTTGCAGTTTCTAG CCACCACAGATCTGACTGTCCATGGGATCAGTTTATGTCTCAGCTCAGATTCCTCCTTG CCAGCCGTGGCTGACTTCCACCAGGCTTTCTCTGTGGTGTTCCTGGACCCCTCAGGCCGACTCAACCTCTGTGCTGATGTCACTGCCTCCACTTACCACCAG GTGCAGCATGAGGCACAGCTGTCTATGGCATTGCTGGACAGCAAAGCTGATGATGTATTCCAGCTGCTATTGATGACTCCCAAACCTATGATCCGGACTTTTGATCATGTCCTGCA TCTCCATCCACTGAGTCGCCTGCAGGCAGCATGCCACCGGCTGAAGCTGTGGCCAGAGCTGCAGGACCATGGTGGGGACTATGTCGCAGCTGCTTTGGGTCCACTAACCACCCTCCTGGAACAGGGCCTGGAGTCCCGGATACACCTGCTGGCCCACTCTCGGCCCCCAGTCTCAGAG TGGGATATCAGCCAGGACCCACCGAAGCATAGAGACTCTGGGGCCCTGACCCTAGGATTTCTCCTCCAGCCTGAGGGCCTGACCAGTGTCCTCGAGCTGGGTCCAGAGGCCGACCAGCCCAAG GCATCTGACTTCCGCCAGTTCTGGGGATCTCGCTCGGAGCTTCGGCGTTTCCAGGATGGAGCTATTCGGGAAGCTGTGGTCTGGGAGGCAGCCTCTATGGCCCAAAAGCGCCTTATTCCCCACCAGGTCGTCACCCACCTCTTGGCACT CCATGCTGACATCCCAGGTACCTGTGTCCATTATATGGGGGGCCTCCTGGATGCACTGATCCAAGGCCTTAAAGAG ACCTCCAGCACCGGGGAAGAGGCCCTAGCAGCGGCGGTGCGTTGCTATGATGACCTCAGCCGTCTGCTGTGGGGGCTGGAAGGTCTCCCGCTGACTGTGTCTGCTGTGCAAGGAGCACACCCAGTGCTGCGCTACACTGAG GTGTTCCCACCAACCCCAGTCCGGCCAGCCTACTCGTTCTATGAGCACCTCCGAGAGCGGGCCTCACTGTTGCCCCGGACCGACAAACCCTGTCCAGCCTATGTGGAGCCCATGACTG TGATATGTCACCTGGAGGGCAGTGGTCAGTGGCCACAGGATGCTGAGGCCATACGGCGGGTCCGAGCTGCCTTCCAGCTACGCCTCGCAGAGCTGCTGACACAGCAGCACGGACTGCAGTGCCGTGCCTCAGCCATGCACACTGATGTCCTCAAG GATGGGTTTGTGTTCCGGATTCGTGTGGCCTATCAGCGGGAGCCCCAGATCCTGAGGGAAATGAGGAGCCCTGAGGGAATGATCTCACTGAGGGACAcgcctgcctccctctgcctaGAGAAGGACACCAGGCAGTTGCCCCTGCTCACCAGTGCCTTGCATGG ACTCCAACAGCAGCACCCAGCCTTCTCTGGTGTGGCTCGGTTGGCCAAGCGGTGGGTACGTGCCCAGCTTCTGGGTGACGGGTTCACTGATGAGAGCCTGGACTTGGTGGCTGCTGCCCTTTTCCTGCACCCTGAGCCCTTCACTCCTCCCAG CTCCCCTCAGGTGGGCTTCCTTCGCTTCCTCTTCCTGGTGTCAACCTTTGATTGGAAGAACAACCCCCTGATTGTCAACCTCAATAATGAATTCACTG CGGAGGAGCAGGTGGAGATACGCAGTGGCTTCCTGGCAACTCGGACACAACTCCCCATCATGGTCATTATTACCCCCAACGATCGCAAAAACTCCATATGGACACAGGATGGACCCTCGCCCCAG ATCCTACAGCAGCTTGTGGTCCTGGCAGCCAAGGCTTTGCCTGTCCTAGAGAAGCAGCTAATGGATCCCCGGGGGCCGGGGGACATCAGG ATGGTGTTCCGGCCACCCTTGGACATGTATGATGTGCTGATCCGCCTGTCTCCCCGCCACATCCCCCGGCACCGCCAGGCTGTGGACTCACCAGCAGCCTCCTTCTGCCGTGGCCTGCTCAGTGAGCCAGGGCCCTCATCCCTGATGCCTGTTCTGGGCTATGATCCCCCTCAGCTCTATCTGGCGCAGCTCAGG GAGGCCTTCAGGGACCTTGCCCTTTTCTTTTATGACCAGCATGGTGGAGAAGTGATTGGTGTCCTCTGGAAGCCCACCAGCTTCCAACCTCAGCCCTTCAAG GCCTCCACTACAAAGGGGCACGTGGTGGTGTCTCAAGGTGGGGAGCTGGTGATGGTGCCCAATGTAGAAGCAATCCTGGAGGACTTTGTCATCCTGGGCGAAGGCCTGGTACAGGCTGTGGAGACCCTAAGTGAGAGGTGGACTGTGTGA
- the NOL6 gene encoding nucleolar protein 6 isoform X3, protein MGEGAAEVMQPSPKGTGKVGKKGSSKKRTVARSPVEGLLQPVKLSPAELYKEPTSEELNRLRETESLFHSSLLRLQVEELLKGVRLPEKKKERIDAFLREVNQRVMQVPSTLETEVKQLTDQAWLPTGVRVPLHQVPYTVKGCFHFLPPAQVTVVGSYLLGTCIRPDVNVDMALIMPREILQDKDGLNQRYFRKRALYLAHLAHHLAQDPVFGSVRFSYTNGCHLKPSLLLRPHGKDERLVTVRLHPCPPPDFFRLCRLLPSKNNVRSAWYRGQSPPGDGSPELPTPHYNTWVLQDTALESHVQLLSTMLGSALGLKDGVVLLKIWLRQRELDKGLGGFSGFLVSMLVAFLVSTHEIHTTMSGYQVLRSVLQFLATTDLTVHGISLCLSSDSSLPAVADFHQAFSVVFLDPSGRLNLCADVTASTYHQVQHEAQLSMALLDSKADDVFQLLLMTPKPMIRTFDHVLHLHPLSRLQAACHRLKLWPELQDHGGDYVAAALGPLTTLLEQGLESRIHLLAHSRPPVSEWDISQDPPKHRDSGALTLGFLLQPEGLTSVLELGPEADQPKASDFRQFWGSRSELRRFQDGAIREAVVWEAASMAQKRLIPHQVVTHLLALHADIPGTCVHYMGGLLDALIQGLKETSSTGEEALAAAVRCYDDLSRLLWGLEGLPLTVSAVQGAHPVLRYTEVFPPTPVRPAYSFYEHLRERASLLPRTDKPCPAYVEPMTVICHLEGSGQWPQDAEAIRRVRAAFQLRLAELLTQQHGLQCRASAMHTDVLKDGFVFRIRVAYQREPQILREMRSPEGMISLRDTPASLCLEKDTRQLPLLTSALHGLQQQHPAFSGVARLAKRWVRAQLLGDGFTDESLDLVAAALFLHPEPFTPPSSPQVGFLRFLFLVSTFDWKNNPLIVNLNNEFTAEEQVEIRSGFLATRTQLPIMVIITPNDRKNSIWTQDGPSPQILQQLVVLAAKALPVLEKQLMDPRGPGDIRMVFRPPLDMYDVLIRLSPRHIPRHRQAVDSPAASFCRGLLSEPGPSSLMPVLGYDPPQLYLAQLREAFRDLALFFYDQHGGEVIGVLWKPTSFQPQPFKASTTKGHVVVSQGGELVMVPNVEAILEDFVILGEGLVQAVETLSERWTV, encoded by the exons GTAATGCAGCCATCTCCGAAAGGCACAGGcaaggtggggaagaaaggatCCTCAAAGAAGCGTACAGTGGCTAGGTCTCCAGTGGAGGGCCTCCTGCAGCCAGTGAAGCTCAGCCCAGCAGAACTGTACAAGGAGCCTACCAGTGAAGAGCTGAATCGCCTTCGGGAGACTGAGAGTCTGTTCCACTCCAGCTTGCTTCGTTTACAG GTAGAAGAGCTACTAAAGGGAGTGAGGCTGCCAGAGAAGAAGAAGGAGCGGATTGATGCTTTCCTACGGGAAGTCAACCAGCGGGTGATGCAGGTGCCCTCAACTCTTGAAACAGAGGTAAAGCAG CTGACTGATCAGGCATGGCTCCCGACTGGGGTTCGAGTTCCCCTCCATCAAGTGCCTTATACTGTGAAGGGCTGTTTCCActtcctgcccccagcccaggtCACTGTTGTGGGCAGCTACCTCCTGGGTACCTGCATCCGGCCGGACGTCAATGTGGATATGGCCCTGATCATGCCCAGG GAGATCCTACAGGACAAGGATGGGCTGAACCAGCGCTACTTCCGCAAGCGTGCTCTCTACCTAGCCCACTTGGCTCACCACCTGGCCCAAGACCCTGTCTTTGGAAGTGTTCGCTTCTCTTACACCAATGGCTGCCACCTGAAACCATCCCTGTTGCTGCGGCCACATG GGAAGGATGAGCGCCTGGTCACTGTGCGTCTGCATCCATGCCCTCCACCTGACTTCTTCCGCCTATGCCGCCTGCTGCCATCCAAGAACAATGTGCGCTCTGCGTGGTACCGAGGCCAGAGTCCTCCAGGGGATG GTAGCCCAgagctccccaccccccactatAACACATGGGTCCTACAGGACACAGCCCTTGAGTCCCATGTGCAGCTACTATCAACCATGTTAGGCTCAGCCTTGGGGCTGAAAGATGGTGTGGTACTTTTGAAGATCTGGCTGCGGCAGCGGGAATTGGACAAG GGCCTGGGAGGGTTCAGCGGGTTTCTTGTCTCCATGTTGGTTGCCTTCCTCGTGTCCACACACGAGATCCACACCACCATGAGTGGCTACCAGGTCCTGAGAAGCGTCTTGCAGTTTCTAG CCACCACAGATCTGACTGTCCATGGGATCAGTTTATGTCTCAGCTCAGATTCCTCCTTG CCAGCCGTGGCTGACTTCCACCAGGCTTTCTCTGTGGTGTTCCTGGACCCCTCAGGCCGACTCAACCTCTGTGCTGATGTCACTGCCTCCACTTACCACCAG GTGCAGCATGAGGCACAGCTGTCTATGGCATTGCTGGACAGCAAAGCTGATGATGTATTCCAGCTGCTATTGATGACTCCCAAACCTATGATCCGGACTTTTGATCATGTCCTGCA TCTCCATCCACTGAGTCGCCTGCAGGCAGCATGCCACCGGCTGAAGCTGTGGCCAGAGCTGCAGGACCATGGTGGGGACTATGTCGCAGCTGCTTTGGGTCCACTAACCACCCTCCTGGAACAGGGCCTGGAGTCCCGGATACACCTGCTGGCCCACTCTCGGCCCCCAGTCTCAGAG TGGGATATCAGCCAGGACCCACCGAAGCATAGAGACTCTGGGGCCCTGACCCTAGGATTTCTCCTCCAGCCTGAGGGCCTGACCAGTGTCCTCGAGCTGGGTCCAGAGGCCGACCAGCCCAAG GCATCTGACTTCCGCCAGTTCTGGGGATCTCGCTCGGAGCTTCGGCGTTTCCAGGATGGAGCTATTCGGGAAGCTGTGGTCTGGGAGGCAGCCTCTATGGCCCAAAAGCGCCTTATTCCCCACCAGGTCGTCACCCACCTCTTGGCACT CCATGCTGACATCCCAGGTACCTGTGTCCATTATATGGGGGGCCTCCTGGATGCACTGATCCAAGGCCTTAAAGAG ACCTCCAGCACCGGGGAAGAGGCCCTAGCAGCGGCGGTGCGTTGCTATGATGACCTCAGCCGTCTGCTGTGGGGGCTGGAAGGTCTCCCGCTGACTGTGTCTGCTGTGCAAGGAGCACACCCAGTGCTGCGCTACACTGAG GTGTTCCCACCAACCCCAGTCCGGCCAGCCTACTCGTTCTATGAGCACCTCCGAGAGCGGGCCTCACTGTTGCCCCGGACCGACAAACCCTGTCCAGCCTATGTGGAGCCCATGACTG TGATATGTCACCTGGAGGGCAGTGGTCAGTGGCCACAGGATGCTGAGGCCATACGGCGGGTCCGAGCTGCCTTCCAGCTACGCCTCGCAGAGCTGCTGACACAGCAGCACGGACTGCAGTGCCGTGCCTCAGCCATGCACACTGATGTCCTCAAG GATGGGTTTGTGTTCCGGATTCGTGTGGCCTATCAGCGGGAGCCCCAGATCCTGAGGGAAATGAGGAGCCCTGAGGGAATGATCTCACTGAGGGACAcgcctgcctccctctgcctaGAGAAGGACACCAGGCAGTTGCCCCTGCTCACCAGTGCCTTGCATGG ACTCCAACAGCAGCACCCAGCCTTCTCTGGTGTGGCTCGGTTGGCCAAGCGGTGGGTACGTGCCCAGCTTCTGGGTGACGGGTTCACTGATGAGAGCCTGGACTTGGTGGCTGCTGCCCTTTTCCTGCACCCTGAGCCCTTCACTCCTCCCAG CTCCCCTCAGGTGGGCTTCCTTCGCTTCCTCTTCCTGGTGTCAACCTTTGATTGGAAGAACAACCCCCTGATTGTCAACCTCAATAATGAATTCACTG CGGAGGAGCAGGTGGAGATACGCAGTGGCTTCCTGGCAACTCGGACACAACTCCCCATCATGGTCATTATTACCCCCAACGATCGCAAAAACTCCATATGGACACAGGATGGACCCTCGCCCCAG ATCCTACAGCAGCTTGTGGTCCTGGCAGCCAAGGCTTTGCCTGTCCTAGAGAAGCAGCTAATGGATCCCCGGGGGCCGGGGGACATCAGG ATGGTGTTCCGGCCACCCTTGGACATGTATGATGTGCTGATCCGCCTGTCTCCCCGCCACATCCCCCGGCACCGCCAGGCTGTGGACTCACCAGCAGCCTCCTTCTGCCGTGGCCTGCTCAGTGAGCCAGGGCCCTCATCCCTGATGCCTGTTCTGGGCTATGATCCCCCTCAGCTCTATCTGGCGCAGCTCAGG GAGGCCTTCAGGGACCTTGCCCTTTTCTTTTATGACCAGCATGGTGGAGAAGTGATTGGTGTCCTCTGGAAGCCCACCAGCTTCCAACCTCAGCCCTTCAAG GCCTCCACTACAAAGGGGCACGTGGTGGTGTCTCAAGGTGGGGAGCTGGTGATGGTGCCCAATGTAGAAGCAATCCTGGAGGACTTTGTCATCCTGGGCGAAGGCCTGGTACAGGCTGTGGAGACCCTAAGTGAGAGGTGGACTGTGTGA
- the NOL6 gene encoding nucleolar protein 6 isoform X4, producing the protein MTKKRHSVMQPSPKGTGKVGKKGSSKKRTVARSPVEGLLQPVKLSPAELYKEPTSEELNRLRETESLFHSSLLRLQVEELLKGVRLPEKKKERIDAFLREVNQRVMQVPSTLETEVKQLTDQAWLPTGVRVPLHQVPYTVKGCFHFLPPAQVTVVGSYLLGTCIRPDVNVDMALIMPREILQDKDGLNQRYFRKRALYLAHLAHHLAQDPVFGSVRFSYTNGCHLKPSLLLRPHGKDERLVTVRLHPCPPPDFFRLCRLLPSKNNVRSAWYRGQSPPGDGSPELPTPHYNTWVLQDTALESHVQLLSTMLGSALGLKDGVVLLKIWLRQRELDKGLGGFSGFLVSMLVAFLVSTHEIHTTMSGYQVLRSVLQFLATTDLTVHGISLCLSSDSSLPAVADFHQAFSVVFLDPSGRLNLCADVTASTYHQVQHEAQLSMALLDSKADDVFQLLLMTPKPMIRTFDHVLHLHPLSRLQAACHRLKLWPELQDHGGDYVAAALGPLTTLLEQGLESRIHLLAHSRPPVSEWDISQDPPKHRDSGALTLGFLLQPEGLTSVLELGPEADQPKASDFRQFWGSRSELRRFQDGAIREAVVWEAASMAQKRLIPHQVVTHLLALHADIPGTCVHYMGGLLDALIQGLKETSSTGEEALAAAVRCYDDLSRLLWGLEGLPLTVSAVQGAHPVLRYTEVFPPTPVRPAYSFYEHLRERASLLPRTDKPCPAYVEPMTVICHLEGSGQWPQDAEAIRRVRAAFQLRLAELLTQQHGLQCRASAMHTDVLKDGFVFRIRVAYQREPQILREMRSPEGMISLRDTPASLCLEKDTRQLPLLTSALHGLQQQHPAFSGVARLAKRWVRAQLLGDGFTDESLDLVAAALFLHPEPFTPPSSPQVGFLRFLFLVSTFDWKNNPLIVNLNNEFTAEEQVEIRSGFLATRTQLPIMVIITPNDRKNSIWTQDGPSPQILQQLVVLAAKALPVLEKQLMDPRGPGDIRMVFRPPLDMYDVLIRLSPRHIPRHRQAVDSPAASFCRGLLSEPGPSSLMPVLGYDPPQLYLAQLREAFRDLALFFYDQHGGEVIGVLWKPTSFQPQPFKASTTKGHVVVSQGGELVMVPNVEAILEDFVILGEGLVQAVETLSERWTV; encoded by the exons GTAATGCAGCCATCTCCGAAAGGCACAGGcaaggtggggaagaaaggatCCTCAAAGAAGCGTACAGTGGCTAGGTCTCCAGTGGAGGGCCTCCTGCAGCCAGTGAAGCTCAGCCCAGCAGAACTGTACAAGGAGCCTACCAGTGAAGAGCTGAATCGCCTTCGGGAGACTGAGAGTCTGTTCCACTCCAGCTTGCTTCGTTTACAG GTAGAAGAGCTACTAAAGGGAGTGAGGCTGCCAGAGAAGAAGAAGGAGCGGATTGATGCTTTCCTACGGGAAGTCAACCAGCGGGTGATGCAGGTGCCCTCAACTCTTGAAACAGAGGTAAAGCAG CTGACTGATCAGGCATGGCTCCCGACTGGGGTTCGAGTTCCCCTCCATCAAGTGCCTTATACTGTGAAGGGCTGTTTCCActtcctgcccccagcccaggtCACTGTTGTGGGCAGCTACCTCCTGGGTACCTGCATCCGGCCGGACGTCAATGTGGATATGGCCCTGATCATGCCCAGG GAGATCCTACAGGACAAGGATGGGCTGAACCAGCGCTACTTCCGCAAGCGTGCTCTCTACCTAGCCCACTTGGCTCACCACCTGGCCCAAGACCCTGTCTTTGGAAGTGTTCGCTTCTCTTACACCAATGGCTGCCACCTGAAACCATCCCTGTTGCTGCGGCCACATG GGAAGGATGAGCGCCTGGTCACTGTGCGTCTGCATCCATGCCCTCCACCTGACTTCTTCCGCCTATGCCGCCTGCTGCCATCCAAGAACAATGTGCGCTCTGCGTGGTACCGAGGCCAGAGTCCTCCAGGGGATG GTAGCCCAgagctccccaccccccactatAACACATGGGTCCTACAGGACACAGCCCTTGAGTCCCATGTGCAGCTACTATCAACCATGTTAGGCTCAGCCTTGGGGCTGAAAGATGGTGTGGTACTTTTGAAGATCTGGCTGCGGCAGCGGGAATTGGACAAG GGCCTGGGAGGGTTCAGCGGGTTTCTTGTCTCCATGTTGGTTGCCTTCCTCGTGTCCACACACGAGATCCACACCACCATGAGTGGCTACCAGGTCCTGAGAAGCGTCTTGCAGTTTCTAG CCACCACAGATCTGACTGTCCATGGGATCAGTTTATGTCTCAGCTCAGATTCCTCCTTG CCAGCCGTGGCTGACTTCCACCAGGCTTTCTCTGTGGTGTTCCTGGACCCCTCAGGCCGACTCAACCTCTGTGCTGATGTCACTGCCTCCACTTACCACCAG GTGCAGCATGAGGCACAGCTGTCTATGGCATTGCTGGACAGCAAAGCTGATGATGTATTCCAGCTGCTATTGATGACTCCCAAACCTATGATCCGGACTTTTGATCATGTCCTGCA TCTCCATCCACTGAGTCGCCTGCAGGCAGCATGCCACCGGCTGAAGCTGTGGCCAGAGCTGCAGGACCATGGTGGGGACTATGTCGCAGCTGCTTTGGGTCCACTAACCACCCTCCTGGAACAGGGCCTGGAGTCCCGGATACACCTGCTGGCCCACTCTCGGCCCCCAGTCTCAGAG TGGGATATCAGCCAGGACCCACCGAAGCATAGAGACTCTGGGGCCCTGACCCTAGGATTTCTCCTCCAGCCTGAGGGCCTGACCAGTGTCCTCGAGCTGGGTCCAGAGGCCGACCAGCCCAAG GCATCTGACTTCCGCCAGTTCTGGGGATCTCGCTCGGAGCTTCGGCGTTTCCAGGATGGAGCTATTCGGGAAGCTGTGGTCTGGGAGGCAGCCTCTATGGCCCAAAAGCGCCTTATTCCCCACCAGGTCGTCACCCACCTCTTGGCACT CCATGCTGACATCCCAGGTACCTGTGTCCATTATATGGGGGGCCTCCTGGATGCACTGATCCAAGGCCTTAAAGAG ACCTCCAGCACCGGGGAAGAGGCCCTAGCAGCGGCGGTGCGTTGCTATGATGACCTCAGCCGTCTGCTGTGGGGGCTGGAAGGTCTCCCGCTGACTGTGTCTGCTGTGCAAGGAGCACACCCAGTGCTGCGCTACACTGAG GTGTTCCCACCAACCCCAGTCCGGCCAGCCTACTCGTTCTATGAGCACCTCCGAGAGCGGGCCTCACTGTTGCCCCGGACCGACAAACCCTGTCCAGCCTATGTGGAGCCCATGACTG TGATATGTCACCTGGAGGGCAGTGGTCAGTGGCCACAGGATGCTGAGGCCATACGGCGGGTCCGAGCTGCCTTCCAGCTACGCCTCGCAGAGCTGCTGACACAGCAGCACGGACTGCAGTGCCGTGCCTCAGCCATGCACACTGATGTCCTCAAG GATGGGTTTGTGTTCCGGATTCGTGTGGCCTATCAGCGGGAGCCCCAGATCCTGAGGGAAATGAGGAGCCCTGAGGGAATGATCTCACTGAGGGACAcgcctgcctccctctgcctaGAGAAGGACACCAGGCAGTTGCCCCTGCTCACCAGTGCCTTGCATGG ACTCCAACAGCAGCACCCAGCCTTCTCTGGTGTGGCTCGGTTGGCCAAGCGGTGGGTACGTGCCCAGCTTCTGGGTGACGGGTTCACTGATGAGAGCCTGGACTTGGTGGCTGCTGCCCTTTTCCTGCACCCTGAGCCCTTCACTCCTCCCAG CTCCCCTCAGGTGGGCTTCCTTCGCTTCCTCTTCCTGGTGTCAACCTTTGATTGGAAGAACAACCCCCTGATTGTCAACCTCAATAATGAATTCACTG CGGAGGAGCAGGTGGAGATACGCAGTGGCTTCCTGGCAACTCGGACACAACTCCCCATCATGGTCATTATTACCCCCAACGATCGCAAAAACTCCATATGGACACAGGATGGACCCTCGCCCCAG ATCCTACAGCAGCTTGTGGTCCTGGCAGCCAAGGCTTTGCCTGTCCTAGAGAAGCAGCTAATGGATCCCCGGGGGCCGGGGGACATCAGG ATGGTGTTCCGGCCACCCTTGGACATGTATGATGTGCTGATCCGCCTGTCTCCCCGCCACATCCCCCGGCACCGCCAGGCTGTGGACTCACCAGCAGCCTCCTTCTGCCGTGGCCTGCTCAGTGAGCCAGGGCCCTCATCCCTGATGCCTGTTCTGGGCTATGATCCCCCTCAGCTCTATCTGGCGCAGCTCAGG GAGGCCTTCAGGGACCTTGCCCTTTTCTTTTATGACCAGCATGGTGGAGAAGTGATTGGTGTCCTCTGGAAGCCCACCAGCTTCCAACCTCAGCCCTTCAAG GCCTCCACTACAAAGGGGCACGTGGTGGTGTCTCAAGGTGGGGAGCTGGTGATGGTGCCCAATGTAGAAGCAATCCTGGAGGACTTTGTCATCCTGGGCGAAGGCCTGGTACAGGCTGTGGAGACCCTAAGTGAGAGGTGGACTGTGTGA